The Eriocheir sinensis breed Jianghai 21 chromosome 49, ASM2467909v1, whole genome shotgun sequence genome has a segment encoding these proteins:
- the LOC126981709 gene encoding mucin-5AC-like isoform X4 has protein sequence MDGPPHPEGGGGGGSEEGGGDGGGGGGGAKAVITSTPATTTSSSSSSSSSILSSTSSLISSFFRPSSSSSSSTPSTSSVSSTTSSSSSTSSSPIIISSPSSSSPIIISSPSSSSIASSASSTSSQVLMTSDGHLVFPLPILNPSLDSLTAPTYIPSSTLTYVPVSSPSPTPQPPRPTTPRRPTPRRPAPQPPTRPGPPVTPVPITTSSADRSGSSTPTQEQPTPAHTYMPTPTASTTSIDSSLSTPASSVGVGRGALSLRLIDEDEDSDFDSRCDSFEDRLVFPPRPAYTTTTTPMSPPSPPAHVRTRANTQPTHAPAHVSCHVPGHVLTHAPAPCTHDAPHATAPMSPTTHAHAPIAPTTHAPLALNHPLPHRPPPLHCPPPPHYVPPPPEAQWWGDARGNGLAHSASDPMVRPPLWQPPEAPQQQGAREGPAAPRLARSDSVVAVPEDLLTPKPSLAGAAAAALVAAALMPGAAMMLHAAFRLVFGTLFPAYYSYKAVKTKNVKEYVKWMMYWIVFAFFTCLETLTDVFLSFWFPFYYELKILVVLWLLSPATRGSSILYRKFVHPWLTRREDDIDNCIAQAKEQGYSAVLSLGSKGVNYATTVIMQTAIKGGGGIMNQLKRSYSSGELIGADGDMNRNIKPLPPHLHDNDYDDPTAHHHLQHHHLPRQPPPPGAYDSEPRVRAESDAAYKPRGSSASRVVRSNKTRSADVTDYYQDSQDDGNGSSIARRRSPRSQDPASSSGHPPPGAPPSGHGPAFRRSRHGEPPPQQPATPCYALTSVALSGTAWRGWPRVSAYATLPRTTAKRTTAKKRQV, from the exons ATGGACGGCCCCCCCcaccctgaaggaggaggaggaggagggagtgaagaaggaggaggagatggaggaggaggaggaggtggggccaAGGCAGTCATTACCTCCactcctgccaccaccacctcctcctcctcctcctcgtcttcttccattctctcctccacctccagcctcatctcctccttcttcaggccctcctcctcttcctcgtcttctactccctccacctcctccgtctcctctaccacttcttcctcatcttccacctcctcctcccccatcatcatttccagcccctcctcctcctcccccatcatcatttccagcccctcctcctcctccatcgcctcctccgcctcctccacctcctcccaagTCCTCATGACCTCCGACGGGCACCTcgtcttccccctccccatcctcaacCCCTCCCTGGACTCCCTCACCGCCCCTACCTATATCCCCTCCTCCACACTTACCTATGtccccgtctcctcaccctccccaACACCCCAACCCCCACGCCCCACAACCCCACGGCGCCCCACACCACGCCGCCCCgccccccagccccccacacGGCCGGGGCCCCCAGTGACACCAGTACCTATAACCACGTCAAGCGCAGACCGTTCAGGATCGTCAACGCCCACCCAGGAGCAACCCACGCCCGCCCACACGTACATGCCCACGCCCACAGCCTCGACCACGTCCATAGACTCGTCCCTGTCCACGCCCGCGTCGTCAGTGGGCGTGGGCCGCGGCGCGTTGTCCCTGAGGTTGATAGACGAGGATGAGGATTCCGATTTCGATAGTCGGTGTGATTCGTTCGAGGACAGGCTGGtgttcccgccccgccccgcctacaccaccaccaccacgcccatgtCCCCTCCGTCGCCCCCCGCCCATGTCCGCACCCGCGCCAACACGCAGCCCACCCATGCCCCAGCCCATGTCTCGTGTCATGTTCCGGGGCATGTCCTCACTCATGCCCCCGCGCCTTGCACCCATGATGCCCCCCACGCCACCGCGCCCATGTCTCCCACAACCCATGCCCACGCGCCCATTGCCCCCACCACCCACGCCCCCCTGGCTTTAAACCATCCTCTGCCGCACCGCCCCCCGCCCCTGCACTGTCCCCCACCCCCGCATTACGTCCCCCCGCCCCCCGAGGCCCAGTGGTGGGGGGACGCCAGGGGGAACGGATTAGCACACTCCGCCTCTGACCCCATGGTGCGGCCCCCCCTGTGGCAGCCCCCCGAAGCCCCCCAGCAGCAGGGGGCTCGCGAAGGGCCCGCCGCCCCCCGCCTGGCCCGCAGCGACTCCGTGGTGGCGGTGCCCGAGGACCTCCTCACCCCGAAGCCCTCcctggcgggggcggcggcggcggcgctggtggcggcggcgctcATGCCCGGCGCCGCCATGATGCTGCACGCCgccttcag ACTGGTGTTCGGGACCCTGTTTCCAGCCTACTACTCCTACAAGGCGGTGAAGACCAAGAATGTCAAAGAATAC GTAAAATGGATGATGTACTGGATCGTCTTCGCCTTCTTCACCTGCCTGGAAACACTCACCGATGTCTTCCTCAGCTTCTGGTTCCCCTTCTACTAtgag CTCAAGATCCTGGTGGTGCTGTGGCTGCTCTCCCCGGCCACGCGCGGCTCCTCCATTCTGTACCGCAAGTTCGTGCACCCCTGGCTGACGCGGCGCGAGGATGACATCGACAACTGCATCGCCCAGGCCAAGGAGCAGGGTTACAGCGCCGTGCTCAGCCTGGGCTCCAAGGGTGTCAACTATGCTACCACCGTCATCATGCAGACCGCTATTaag GGCGGCGGAGGGATCATGAACCAGCTGAAGAGGAGCTACAGTTCGGGTGAGCTGATCGGCGCCGACGGGGACATGAACCGCAACATCAAGCCCCTTCCTCCACACCTCCACGACAACGACTACGACGACcccaccgcccaccaccacctccagcaccaccacctcccccggCAGCCCCCCCCACCAG GCGCCTATGACTCTGAGCCGCGGGTGAGGGCCGAGAGTGACGCTGCCTACAAGCCCAGGGGGTCGTCCGCCAGCCGTGTCGTGCGCTCCAACAAGACGCGCTCGGCTGACGTGACGGACTACTACCAGGACTCACAGGACGACGGGAACGGAAGCAGCATTGCACGTCGTCGCTCCCCACGCTCCCAGGACCCCGCCAG TAGTTCAGGCCACCCCCCCCCTGGCGCTCCCCCCTCCGGCCACGGCCCAGCCTTCAGGCGCTCCCGACATGGAGAG CCGCCTCCACAGCAGCCAGCAACCCCCTGCTATGCCCTCACCAGTGTGGCTCTCAGCGGCACTGCTTGGCGGGGCTGGCCCAGG GTCTCAGCCTACGCTACACTTCCAAGAACCACCGCCAAGAGAACCACAGCGAAAAAGAGGCAAGTCTGA
- the LOC126981709 gene encoding uncharacterized protein LOC126981709 isoform X2 codes for MDGPPHPEGGGGGGSEEGGGDGGGGGGGAKAVITSTPATTTSSSSSSSSSILSSTSSLISSFFRPSSSSSSSTPSTSSVSSTTSSSSSTSSSPIIISSPSSSSPIIISSPSSSSIASSASSTSSQVLMTSDGHLVFPLPILNPSLDSLTAPTYIPSSTLTYVPVSSPSPTPQPPRPTTPRRPTPRRPAPQPPTRPGPPVTPVPITTSSADRSGSSTPTQEQPTPAHTYMPTPTASTTSIDSSLSTPASSVGVGRGALSLRLIDEDEDSDFDSRCDSFEDRLVFPPRPAYTTTTTPMSPPSPPAHVRTRANTQPTHAPAHVSCHVPGHVLTHAPAPCTHDAPHATAPMSPTTHAHAPIAPTTHAPLALNHPLPHRPPPLHCPPPPHYVPPPPEAQWWGDARGNGLAHSASDPMVRPPLWQPPEAPQQQGAREGPAAPRLARSDSVVAVPEDLLTPKPSLAGAAAAALVAAALMPGAAMMLHAAFRLVFGTLFPAYYSYKAVKTKNVKEYVKWMMYWIVFAFFTCLETLTDVFLSFWFPFYYELKILVVLWLLSPATRGSSILYRKFVHPWLTRREDDIDNCIAQAKEQGYSAVLSLGSKGVNYATTVIMQTAIKGGGGIMNQLKRSYSSGELIGADGDMNRNIKPLPPHLHDNDYDDPTAHHHLQHHHLPRQPPPPGAYDSEPRVRAESDAAYKPRGSSASRVVRSNKTRSADVTDYYQDSQDDGNGSSIARRRSPRSQDPASRVLSADDLTSGYSSGGDLDPDPAPPHPDWDEDEFPEPAALPYTRKRSQGVRRTQSLSSSSLALHRASGGRRGEGRGGHGAGRGAGGQVSDGAPPPAYFSSSGHPPPGAPPSGHGPAFRRSRHGEVSAYATLPRTTAKRTTAKKRQV; via the exons ATGGACGGCCCCCCCcaccctgaaggaggaggaggaggagggagtgaagaaggaggaggagatggaggaggaggaggaggtggggccaAGGCAGTCATTACCTCCactcctgccaccaccacctcctcctcctcctcctcgtcttcttccattctctcctccacctccagcctcatctcctccttcttcaggccctcctcctcttcctcgtcttctactccctccacctcctccgtctcctctaccacttcttcctcatcttccacctcctcctcccccatcatcatttccagcccctcctcctcctcccccatcatcatttccagcccctcctcctcctccatcgcctcctccgcctcctccacctcctcccaagTCCTCATGACCTCCGACGGGCACCTcgtcttccccctccccatcctcaacCCCTCCCTGGACTCCCTCACCGCCCCTACCTATATCCCCTCCTCCACACTTACCTATGtccccgtctcctcaccctccccaACACCCCAACCCCCACGCCCCACAACCCCACGGCGCCCCACACCACGCCGCCCCgccccccagccccccacacGGCCGGGGCCCCCAGTGACACCAGTACCTATAACCACGTCAAGCGCAGACCGTTCAGGATCGTCAACGCCCACCCAGGAGCAACCCACGCCCGCCCACACGTACATGCCCACGCCCACAGCCTCGACCACGTCCATAGACTCGTCCCTGTCCACGCCCGCGTCGTCAGTGGGCGTGGGCCGCGGCGCGTTGTCCCTGAGGTTGATAGACGAGGATGAGGATTCCGATTTCGATAGTCGGTGTGATTCGTTCGAGGACAGGCTGGtgttcccgccccgccccgcctacaccaccaccaccacgcccatgtCCCCTCCGTCGCCCCCCGCCCATGTCCGCACCCGCGCCAACACGCAGCCCACCCATGCCCCAGCCCATGTCTCGTGTCATGTTCCGGGGCATGTCCTCACTCATGCCCCCGCGCCTTGCACCCATGATGCCCCCCACGCCACCGCGCCCATGTCTCCCACAACCCATGCCCACGCGCCCATTGCCCCCACCACCCACGCCCCCCTGGCTTTAAACCATCCTCTGCCGCACCGCCCCCCGCCCCTGCACTGTCCCCCACCCCCGCATTACGTCCCCCCGCCCCCCGAGGCCCAGTGGTGGGGGGACGCCAGGGGGAACGGATTAGCACACTCCGCCTCTGACCCCATGGTGCGGCCCCCCCTGTGGCAGCCCCCCGAAGCCCCCCAGCAGCAGGGGGCTCGCGAAGGGCCCGCCGCCCCCCGCCTGGCCCGCAGCGACTCCGTGGTGGCGGTGCCCGAGGACCTCCTCACCCCGAAGCCCTCcctggcgggggcggcggcggcggcgctggtggcggcggcgctcATGCCCGGCGCCGCCATGATGCTGCACGCCgccttcag ACTGGTGTTCGGGACCCTGTTTCCAGCCTACTACTCCTACAAGGCGGTGAAGACCAAGAATGTCAAAGAATAC GTAAAATGGATGATGTACTGGATCGTCTTCGCCTTCTTCACCTGCCTGGAAACACTCACCGATGTCTTCCTCAGCTTCTGGTTCCCCTTCTACTAtgag CTCAAGATCCTGGTGGTGCTGTGGCTGCTCTCCCCGGCCACGCGCGGCTCCTCCATTCTGTACCGCAAGTTCGTGCACCCCTGGCTGACGCGGCGCGAGGATGACATCGACAACTGCATCGCCCAGGCCAAGGAGCAGGGTTACAGCGCCGTGCTCAGCCTGGGCTCCAAGGGTGTCAACTATGCTACCACCGTCATCATGCAGACCGCTATTaag GGCGGCGGAGGGATCATGAACCAGCTGAAGAGGAGCTACAGTTCGGGTGAGCTGATCGGCGCCGACGGGGACATGAACCGCAACATCAAGCCCCTTCCTCCACACCTCCACGACAACGACTACGACGACcccaccgcccaccaccacctccagcaccaccacctcccccggCAGCCCCCCCCACCAG GCGCCTATGACTCTGAGCCGCGGGTGAGGGCCGAGAGTGACGCTGCCTACAAGCCCAGGGGGTCGTCCGCCAGCCGTGTCGTGCGCTCCAACAAGACGCGCTCGGCTGACGTGACGGACTACTACCAGGACTCACAGGACGACGGGAACGGAAGCAGCATTGCACGTCGTCGCTCCCCACGCTCCCAGGACCCCGCCAG TCGCGTTCTCTCGGCCGATGACCTGACCTCCGGCTACTCTAGTGGTGGTGACCTTGACCccgaccccgccccgccccaccccgacTGGGACGAGGACGAGTTCCCCGAGCCTGCGGCGCTGCCGTACACACGGAAGCGCTCACAGGGGGTGCGACGCACacagtccctctcttcctcctccctcgccctccaccGCGCCtctggggggcggcggggggaggggagagggggtcaTGGGGCAGGGCGGGGGGCAGGGGGTCAGGTCAGTGATGGTGCACCCCCCCCTGCTTATTTCAGTAGTTCAGGCCACCCCCCCCCTGGCGCTCCCCCCTCCGGCCACGGCCCAGCCTTCAGGCGCTCCCGACATGGAGAG GTCTCAGCCTACGCTACACTTCCAAGAACCACCGCCAAGAGAACCACAGCGAAAAAGAGGCAAGTCTGA
- the LOC126981709 gene encoding uncharacterized protein LOC126981709 isoform X3, whose amino-acid sequence MDGPPHPEGGGGGGSEEGGGDGGGGGGGAKAVITSTPATTTSSSSSSSSSILSSTSSLISSFFRPSSSSSSSTPSTSSVSSTTSSSSSTSSSPIIISSPSSSSPIIISSPSSSSIASSASSTSSQVLMTSDGHLVFPLPILNPSLDSLTAPTYIPSSTLTYVPVSSPSPTPQPPRPTTPRRPTPRRPAPQPPTRPGPPVTPVPITTSSADRSGSSTPTQEQPTPAHTYMPTPTASTTSIDSSLSTPASSVGVGRGALSLRLIDEDEDSDFDSRCDSFEDRLVFPPRPAYTTTTTPMSPPSPPAHVRTRANTQPTHAPAHVSCHVPGHVLTHAPAPCTHDAPHATAPMSPTTHAHAPIAPTTHAPLALNHPLPHRPPPLHCPPPPHYVPPPPEAQWWGDARGNGLAHSASDPMVRPPLWQPPEAPQQQGAREGPAAPRLARSDSVVAVPEDLLTPKPSLAGAAAAALVAAALMPGAAMMLHAAFRLVFGTLFPAYYSYKAVKTKNVKEYVKWMMYWIVFAFFTCLETLTDVFLSFWFPFYYELKILVVLWLLSPATRGSSILYRKFVHPWLTRREDDIDNCIAQAKEQGYSAVLSLGSKGVNYATTVIMQTAIKGGGGIMNQLKRSYSSGELIGADGDMNRNIKPLPPHLHDNDYDDPTAHHHLQHHHLPRQPPPPGAYDSEPRVRAESDAAYKPRGSSASRVVRSNKTRSADVTDYYQDSQDDGNGSSIARRRSPRSQDPARSQPTLHFQEPPPREPQRKRGKSENRPRPKSMINAAEVSRGAEWARAQRLGSTISLNTDVELSESSSHSSLASVAGGSGSHSVRPKARTSSTRRRQDSQGRRTTGSATRAAAARQAPVITKRASLEAASESE is encoded by the exons ATGGACGGCCCCCCCcaccctgaaggaggaggaggaggagggagtgaagaaggaggaggagatggaggaggaggaggaggtggggccaAGGCAGTCATTACCTCCactcctgccaccaccacctcctcctcctcctcctcgtcttcttccattctctcctccacctccagcctcatctcctccttcttcaggccctcctcctcttcctcgtcttctactccctccacctcctccgtctcctctaccacttcttcctcatcttccacctcctcctcccccatcatcatttccagcccctcctcctcctcccccatcatcatttccagcccctcctcctcctccatcgcctcctccgcctcctccacctcctcccaagTCCTCATGACCTCCGACGGGCACCTcgtcttccccctccccatcctcaacCCCTCCCTGGACTCCCTCACCGCCCCTACCTATATCCCCTCCTCCACACTTACCTATGtccccgtctcctcaccctccccaACACCCCAACCCCCACGCCCCACAACCCCACGGCGCCCCACACCACGCCGCCCCgccccccagccccccacacGGCCGGGGCCCCCAGTGACACCAGTACCTATAACCACGTCAAGCGCAGACCGTTCAGGATCGTCAACGCCCACCCAGGAGCAACCCACGCCCGCCCACACGTACATGCCCACGCCCACAGCCTCGACCACGTCCATAGACTCGTCCCTGTCCACGCCCGCGTCGTCAGTGGGCGTGGGCCGCGGCGCGTTGTCCCTGAGGTTGATAGACGAGGATGAGGATTCCGATTTCGATAGTCGGTGTGATTCGTTCGAGGACAGGCTGGtgttcccgccccgccccgcctacaccaccaccaccacgcccatgtCCCCTCCGTCGCCCCCCGCCCATGTCCGCACCCGCGCCAACACGCAGCCCACCCATGCCCCAGCCCATGTCTCGTGTCATGTTCCGGGGCATGTCCTCACTCATGCCCCCGCGCCTTGCACCCATGATGCCCCCCACGCCACCGCGCCCATGTCTCCCACAACCCATGCCCACGCGCCCATTGCCCCCACCACCCACGCCCCCCTGGCTTTAAACCATCCTCTGCCGCACCGCCCCCCGCCCCTGCACTGTCCCCCACCCCCGCATTACGTCCCCCCGCCCCCCGAGGCCCAGTGGTGGGGGGACGCCAGGGGGAACGGATTAGCACACTCCGCCTCTGACCCCATGGTGCGGCCCCCCCTGTGGCAGCCCCCCGAAGCCCCCCAGCAGCAGGGGGCTCGCGAAGGGCCCGCCGCCCCCCGCCTGGCCCGCAGCGACTCCGTGGTGGCGGTGCCCGAGGACCTCCTCACCCCGAAGCCCTCcctggcgggggcggcggcggcggcgctggtggcggcggcgctcATGCCCGGCGCCGCCATGATGCTGCACGCCgccttcag ACTGGTGTTCGGGACCCTGTTTCCAGCCTACTACTCCTACAAGGCGGTGAAGACCAAGAATGTCAAAGAATAC GTAAAATGGATGATGTACTGGATCGTCTTCGCCTTCTTCACCTGCCTGGAAACACTCACCGATGTCTTCCTCAGCTTCTGGTTCCCCTTCTACTAtgag CTCAAGATCCTGGTGGTGCTGTGGCTGCTCTCCCCGGCCACGCGCGGCTCCTCCATTCTGTACCGCAAGTTCGTGCACCCCTGGCTGACGCGGCGCGAGGATGACATCGACAACTGCATCGCCCAGGCCAAGGAGCAGGGTTACAGCGCCGTGCTCAGCCTGGGCTCCAAGGGTGTCAACTATGCTACCACCGTCATCATGCAGACCGCTATTaag GGCGGCGGAGGGATCATGAACCAGCTGAAGAGGAGCTACAGTTCGGGTGAGCTGATCGGCGCCGACGGGGACATGAACCGCAACATCAAGCCCCTTCCTCCACACCTCCACGACAACGACTACGACGACcccaccgcccaccaccacctccagcaccaccacctcccccggCAGCCCCCCCCACCAG GCGCCTATGACTCTGAGCCGCGGGTGAGGGCCGAGAGTGACGCTGCCTACAAGCCCAGGGGGTCGTCCGCCAGCCGTGTCGTGCGCTCCAACAAGACGCGCTCGGCTGACGTGACGGACTACTACCAGGACTCACAGGACGACGGGAACGGAAGCAGCATTGCACGTCGTCGCTCCCCACGCTCCCAGGACCCCGCCAG GTCTCAGCCTACGCTACACTTCCAAGAACCACCGCCAAGAGAACCACAGCGAAAAAGAGGCAAGTCTGAGAACCGACCGCGGCCAAAGTCGATG ATTAACGCCGCTGAGGTGAGCCGCGGTGCTGAGTGGGCGCGAGCTCAGCGTCTCGGCTCAACAATCTCCCTCAACACGGATGTGGAGCTCAGTGagtcctcctcccactcctccctggcCTCCGTGGCTGGCGGCAGCGGCAGCCATTCGGTGCGCCCCAAGGCCAGGACCTCCTCCACTCGCCGCCGCCAGGACTCCCAAGGCCGCCGCACCACTGGATCCGCCACCAGAGCTGCCGCCGCCCGCCAGGCGCCGGTCATAACTAAGCGGGCGTCATTGGAGGCTGCCTCGGAGTCTGAGTAG
- the LOC126981709 gene encoding mucin-5AC-like isoform X5 — protein sequence MDGPPHPEGGGGGGSEEGGGDGGGGGGGAKAVITSTPATTTSSSSSSSSSILSSTSSLISSFFRPSSSSSSSTPSTSSVSSTTSSSSSTSSSPIIISSPSSSSPIIISSPSSSSIASSASSTSSQVLMTSDGHLVFPLPILNPSLDSLTAPTYIPSSTLTYVPVSSPSPTPQPPRPTTPRRPTPRRPAPQPPTRPGPPVTPVPITTSSADRSGSSTPTQEQPTPAHTYMPTPTASTTSIDSSLSTPASSVGVGRGALSLRLIDEDEDSDFDSRCDSFEDRLVFPPRPAYTTTTTPMSPPSPPAHVRTRANTQPTHAPAHVSCHVPGHVLTHAPAPCTHDAPHATAPMSPTTHAHAPIAPTTHAPLALNHPLPHRPPPLHCPPPPHYVPPPPEAQWWGDARGNGLAHSASDPMVRPPLWQPPEAPQQQGAREGPAAPRLARSDSVVAVPEDLLTPKPSLAGAAAAALVAAALMPGAAMMLHAAFRLVFGTLFPAYYSYKAVKTKNVKEYVKWMMYWIVFAFFTCLETLTDVFLSFWFPFYYELKILVVLWLLSPATRGSSILYRKFVHPWLTRREDDIDNCIAQAKEQGYSAVLSLGSKGVNYATTVIMQTAIKGGGGIMNQLKRSYSSGELIGADGDMNRNIKPLPPHLHDNDYDDPTAHHHLQHHHLPRQPPPPGAYDSEPRVRAESDAAYKPRGSSASRVVRSNKTRSADVTDYYQDSQDDGNGSSIARRRSPRSQDPARSQPTLHFQEPPPREPQRKRGKSENRPRPKSMVSADYSDEDSEVDVWWQW from the exons ATGGACGGCCCCCCCcaccctgaaggaggaggaggaggagggagtgaagaaggaggaggagatggaggaggaggaggaggtggggccaAGGCAGTCATTACCTCCactcctgccaccaccacctcctcctcctcctcctcgtcttcttccattctctcctccacctccagcctcatctcctccttcttcaggccctcctcctcttcctcgtcttctactccctccacctcctccgtctcctctaccacttcttcctcatcttccacctcctcctcccccatcatcatttccagcccctcctcctcctcccccatcatcatttccagcccctcctcctcctccatcgcctcctccgcctcctccacctcctcccaagTCCTCATGACCTCCGACGGGCACCTcgtcttccccctccccatcctcaacCCCTCCCTGGACTCCCTCACCGCCCCTACCTATATCCCCTCCTCCACACTTACCTATGtccccgtctcctcaccctccccaACACCCCAACCCCCACGCCCCACAACCCCACGGCGCCCCACACCACGCCGCCCCgccccccagccccccacacGGCCGGGGCCCCCAGTGACACCAGTACCTATAACCACGTCAAGCGCAGACCGTTCAGGATCGTCAACGCCCACCCAGGAGCAACCCACGCCCGCCCACACGTACATGCCCACGCCCACAGCCTCGACCACGTCCATAGACTCGTCCCTGTCCACGCCCGCGTCGTCAGTGGGCGTGGGCCGCGGCGCGTTGTCCCTGAGGTTGATAGACGAGGATGAGGATTCCGATTTCGATAGTCGGTGTGATTCGTTCGAGGACAGGCTGGtgttcccgccccgccccgcctacaccaccaccaccacgcccatgtCCCCTCCGTCGCCCCCCGCCCATGTCCGCACCCGCGCCAACACGCAGCCCACCCATGCCCCAGCCCATGTCTCGTGTCATGTTCCGGGGCATGTCCTCACTCATGCCCCCGCGCCTTGCACCCATGATGCCCCCCACGCCACCGCGCCCATGTCTCCCACAACCCATGCCCACGCGCCCATTGCCCCCACCACCCACGCCCCCCTGGCTTTAAACCATCCTCTGCCGCACCGCCCCCCGCCCCTGCACTGTCCCCCACCCCCGCATTACGTCCCCCCGCCCCCCGAGGCCCAGTGGTGGGGGGACGCCAGGGGGAACGGATTAGCACACTCCGCCTCTGACCCCATGGTGCGGCCCCCCCTGTGGCAGCCCCCCGAAGCCCCCCAGCAGCAGGGGGCTCGCGAAGGGCCCGCCGCCCCCCGCCTGGCCCGCAGCGACTCCGTGGTGGCGGTGCCCGAGGACCTCCTCACCCCGAAGCCCTCcctggcgggggcggcggcggcggcgctggtggcggcggcgctcATGCCCGGCGCCGCCATGATGCTGCACGCCgccttcag ACTGGTGTTCGGGACCCTGTTTCCAGCCTACTACTCCTACAAGGCGGTGAAGACCAAGAATGTCAAAGAATAC GTAAAATGGATGATGTACTGGATCGTCTTCGCCTTCTTCACCTGCCTGGAAACACTCACCGATGTCTTCCTCAGCTTCTGGTTCCCCTTCTACTAtgag CTCAAGATCCTGGTGGTGCTGTGGCTGCTCTCCCCGGCCACGCGCGGCTCCTCCATTCTGTACCGCAAGTTCGTGCACCCCTGGCTGACGCGGCGCGAGGATGACATCGACAACTGCATCGCCCAGGCCAAGGAGCAGGGTTACAGCGCCGTGCTCAGCCTGGGCTCCAAGGGTGTCAACTATGCTACCACCGTCATCATGCAGACCGCTATTaag GGCGGCGGAGGGATCATGAACCAGCTGAAGAGGAGCTACAGTTCGGGTGAGCTGATCGGCGCCGACGGGGACATGAACCGCAACATCAAGCCCCTTCCTCCACACCTCCACGACAACGACTACGACGACcccaccgcccaccaccacctccagcaccaccacctcccccggCAGCCCCCCCCACCAG GCGCCTATGACTCTGAGCCGCGGGTGAGGGCCGAGAGTGACGCTGCCTACAAGCCCAGGGGGTCGTCCGCCAGCCGTGTCGTGCGCTCCAACAAGACGCGCTCGGCTGACGTGACGGACTACTACCAGGACTCACAGGACGACGGGAACGGAAGCAGCATTGCACGTCGTCGCTCCCCACGCTCCCAGGACCCCGCCAG GTCTCAGCCTACGCTACACTTCCAAGAACCACCGCCAAGAGAACCACAGCGAAAAAGAGGCAAGTCTGAGAACCGACCGCGGCCAAAGTCGATGGTGAGTGCAGACTACAGTGACGAGGATAGTGAGGTTGAtgtgtggtggcagtggtag